From a region of the Streptomyces sp. NBC_01454 genome:
- a CDS encoding MerR family transcriptional regulator, with translation MTVTQSEPVTSGTTTVGRGPATARGCHTRPPHPRPTGRDRYTISEVAEHTGLSAHTLRWYERIGLMPHVDRTHTGQRRFSNRDLDWLDLVAKLRLTGMPVADMVRYAELVRAGEGTFAEREQLLTAHREDVRQRIAELRSTLDVLDYKIDIYGDARRASERC, from the coding sequence ATGACGGTCACGCAGAGCGAACCGGTCACGAGCGGCACGACCACGGTCGGCCGGGGGCCGGCGACGGCGCGGGGCTGCCATACCCGACCGCCGCACCCACGGCCCACCGGCCGCGACCGGTACACGATCAGCGAGGTCGCGGAGCACACCGGCCTCAGCGCACACACCCTGCGCTGGTACGAGCGGATCGGCCTGATGCCGCACGTGGACCGCACCCACACCGGACAGCGGCGTTTCAGCAACCGCGATCTGGACTGGCTGGACCTGGTCGCCAAGCTGCGGCTGACCGGGATGCCGGTGGCGGACATGGTCCGCTACGCCGAGCTGGTGCGGGCGGGTGAGGGCACCTTCGCCGAGCGGGAGCAACTGCTGACCGCACACCGCGAAGACGTACGGCAGCGGATCGCCGAGCTGCGGAGCACGCTGGACGTCCTCGACTACAAGATCGACATTTATGGCGACGCCCGGCGGGCGTCCGAGAGGTGCTGA
- a CDS encoding aldo/keto reductase, whose amino-acid sequence MSGKKIETVELGTGGPRVGVQGLGCMGMSFAYGPTDAGEARATLERALELGVTLYDTADMYGMGENEKFLAPFLRAHRDEVVLATKFAISQDPEDPAKRIIRNDPAYIREAVEGSLRRLGVDEIDLYYMHRRDPGVPIEESVGAMAELVAEGKVKHLGLSEVTGAELRAAHAVHPIAALQSEWSLFSRDVEQSAVPAAAGLGVALVPYSPLGRGFLTGAFVSADKELTADDFRRTQPRFTGDNAAANAALLEPVRSIAEAHGATPGQIALAWVQHQATARGLAVVPIPGTRKRSRVEENAAATAIRLTEGDLALLEPIAGKVAGARYADMSHTSAGRE is encoded by the coding sequence ATGAGCGGCAAGAAGATCGAAACGGTCGAGCTGGGCACCGGCGGTCCCCGGGTCGGGGTGCAGGGCCTGGGCTGCATGGGCATGAGCTTCGCCTACGGCCCGACGGACGCAGGCGAGGCGCGGGCCACGCTGGAGCGGGCACTGGAGCTGGGCGTCACGCTCTATGACACCGCCGACATGTACGGGATGGGGGAGAACGAGAAGTTCCTCGCCCCGTTCCTGCGGGCGCACCGCGACGAGGTCGTGCTCGCCACCAAGTTCGCGATATCCCAGGACCCCGAGGACCCGGCGAAGCGGATCATCCGCAACGACCCGGCCTACATCCGCGAGGCCGTCGAGGGCAGCCTGCGGCGCCTGGGCGTGGACGAGATCGACCTGTACTACATGCACCGCCGCGACCCCGGCGTCCCGATCGAGGAGTCGGTCGGCGCCATGGCCGAGCTGGTGGCCGAGGGCAAGGTCAAGCACCTGGGGCTGAGCGAGGTGACCGGCGCCGAGCTGCGCGCGGCGCACGCCGTGCATCCGATCGCGGCGCTGCAGTCCGAGTGGTCGCTGTTCAGCCGGGACGTCGAGCAGAGCGCGGTGCCGGCCGCCGCCGGGCTCGGCGTCGCCCTCGTCCCCTACTCCCCGCTCGGCCGGGGCTTCCTCACCGGCGCGTTCGTCAGCGCCGACAAGGAGCTGACCGCGGACGACTTCCGCCGCACCCAGCCCCGTTTCACCGGCGACAACGCGGCCGCCAACGCCGCGCTGCTGGAGCCGGTCCGCAGCATTGCCGAGGCACACGGCGCCACGCCCGGCCAGATCGCCCTGGCCTGGGTGCAGCACCAGGCCACGGCGCGCGGTCTGGCCGTCGTACCGATCCCCGGCACCCGTAAGCGCAGCCGCGTCGAGGAGAACGCCGCGGCGACCGCGATCCGGCTGACCGAGGGGGACCTGGCGCTGCTGGAGCCGATCGCCGGGAAGGTCGCGGGGGCGCGGTACGCGGACATGTCGCACACCTCGGCGGGCCGGGAGTAG
- a CDS encoding acyltransferase family protein produces the protein MDTAFLVPLRSAARHTVRRIEDRTPADRDRAIDGLRALALLAVPTGHWLLGGFTLDAGGALHNASPLSAFGSLAPASWVLQMLGVFFLVGGRASVLSYRRALERGTATGAWLGGRLVRLGRPVVGVTAVWAALLLLLSGLGVPEATLRTGATLVVQPLWFVAVYAGTTALTPYCVRAARRMGAWAAAPLAGAVAGVDFLRYGPFADAVPSWLSLLNLLPGWLFAYQLGVCWGERRLGRRAARWLLLGGAALFAALLLFFHYPASMVGVPGVARTNSHPPSLLVLALAAAQSGAAVLLRDRLARLLRRPALWAPVVVVNLSAMTILCWHQTAMLAAAVPASFLGPVPGLTTAPDTVGWLLARLAWLPVFAAVLLLIARTTHRFEAPWTGVTRARRAAAALLAAGFAAFALGLA, from the coding sequence ATGGACACCGCCTTCCTCGTCCCTCTCAGATCCGCCGCCCGGCACACGGTCCGCAGGATCGAGGACCGCACGCCCGCGGACCGCGACCGTGCGATCGACGGTCTGCGCGCGCTGGCGCTGCTCGCCGTGCCCACCGGCCACTGGCTGCTGGGCGGCTTCACCCTGGACGCCGGGGGCGCCCTGCACAACGCCAGTCCGCTGAGCGCCTTCGGCTCGCTCGCGCCCGCCAGTTGGGTACTCCAGATGCTCGGCGTCTTCTTCCTGGTCGGCGGGCGCGCGTCGGTGCTCTCCTACCGGCGTGCCCTGGAGCGGGGCACCGCCACCGGCGCCTGGCTGGGCGGCCGGCTCGTCCGGCTGGGCCGCCCGGTCGTCGGGGTGACCGCCGTATGGGCGGCGCTGCTGCTGCTCCTGTCCGGCCTGGGGGTGCCGGAGGCGACGCTGCGGACCGGGGCGACGCTGGTGGTCCAGCCGCTGTGGTTCGTCGCGGTGTACGCGGGGACCACCGCGCTGACGCCGTACTGCGTGCGGGCTGCCCGGCGGATGGGCGCCTGGGCGGCGGCGCCGCTGGCGGGGGCGGTGGCCGGGGTGGACTTCCTGCGCTACGGGCCGTTCGCCGACGCCGTGCCGTCCTGGCTGAGTCTGCTCAACCTCCTGCCCGGCTGGCTGTTCGCCTATCAGCTCGGGGTCTGCTGGGGTGAGCGGCGGCTCGGCCGGCGCGCCGCCCGGTGGCTGCTGCTCGGCGGCGCCGCGCTGTTCGCCGCGCTGCTGCTGTTCTTCCACTACCCGGCGAGCATGGTGGGCGTCCCCGGTGTGGCCCGGACGAACTCCCACCCGCCGTCGCTGCTGGTCCTGGCGCTGGCCGCCGCCCAGTCGGGCGCCGCGGTGCTGCTGCGGGACCGGCTCGCCCGGCTGCTGCGCCGGCCCGCCCTGTGGGCGCCGGTGGTGGTCGTCAACCTCTCCGCGATGACGATCCTGTGCTGGCACCAGACGGCGATGCTGGCGGCGGCGGTGCCCGCGTCGTTCCTGGGGCCGGTGCCCGGGCTGACCACGGCGCCCGACACCGTCGGCTGGCTGCTCGCCCGGCTCGCCTGGCTGCCGGTCTTCGCGGCCGTACTGCTCCTGATCGCCCGCACCACCCACCGCTTCGAGGCCCCCTGGACCGGTGTCACGCGGGCCCGCCGTGCCGCGGCGGCCCTCCTGGCGGCCGGGTTCGCAGCCTTCGCGCTGGGGCTCGCATGA
- a CDS encoding alpha/beta hydrolase, with amino-acid sequence MSRLRSAVGRSRRTLLGAALAVAVAAGTGGWAAGTAQTAVTGPPPGAAAWRADHSLGVRLPDPATAAPTEVARFFASLTGRQQQSLAARHPLSVGNLDGAPLALRYRANSRALRAERDRRLARATDPAGTLEDHRQARAAARRYTALLAPGRHILAFDPRGRGQVAEVYGDLAAAAHTAVIVPGSDIDLTSFDRARDPYGAPSGMARSLRAELAAEAPGTPTAVIAWAGYTTPVGLGPDAATGRLAEAGAPRLARLLSGLTAVGARPPAVLCHSYGSVVCGLAVPRLGGGGLADLIVLGSPGMRRDSVAELHTSARVWAGRDASDWIGDLPHVELLGLGHGTDPTDPAFGARRLPAVRAEGHTGYLAPGTDSLRNVAAVVLGRYGAVR; translated from the coding sequence ATGTCCAGGCTGCGCAGCGCCGTGGGACGCAGCAGGCGCACGCTCCTCGGGGCCGCGCTCGCGGTGGCCGTGGCCGCCGGTACCGGCGGCTGGGCGGCCGGCACCGCGCAGACCGCGGTCACCGGCCCGCCGCCGGGCGCCGCCGCCTGGCGGGCCGACCACTCGCTCGGCGTCCGGCTGCCGGACCCGGCGACCGCGGCCCCCACCGAAGTCGCCCGCTTCTTCGCCTCGCTGACCGGACGTCAGCAACAGTCACTGGCGGCCCGGCACCCGCTGAGCGTCGGCAATCTCGACGGCGCCCCGCTCGCGCTGCGCTACCGGGCCAACTCCCGTGCCCTGCGGGCGGAACGGGACCGCCGGCTGGCCCGCGCCACCGACCCGGCCGGGACCCTCGAGGACCACCGGCAGGCGCGGGCCGCGGCCCGCCGCTACACCGCGCTGCTCGCGCCCGGGCGCCACATCCTGGCCTTCGACCCGCGCGGCCGGGGCCAGGTCGCCGAGGTGTACGGCGACCTGGCCGCCGCCGCGCACACCGCGGTGATCGTGCCGGGCTCGGACATCGATCTGACGTCCTTCGACCGGGCGAGGGACCCCTACGGCGCCCCCTCCGGGATGGCCCGGTCGCTGCGCGCCGAGCTGGCCGCCGAGGCGCCCGGGACCCCTACCGCGGTCATCGCCTGGGCGGGGTACACCACACCGGTGGGGCTCGGTCCGGACGCCGCGACCGGGCGGCTCGCCGAGGCGGGAGCGCCGCGGCTGGCCCGTCTGCTGTCCGGTCTGACCGCGGTCGGTGCCCGGCCCCCGGCGGTGCTGTGCCACAGCTACGGCTCGGTGGTCTGCGGGCTGGCCGTCCCGCGGCTGGGCGGTGGCGGCCTCGCCGACCTGATCGTTCTCGGCTCCCCCGGGATGCGCCGGGACAGCGTGGCGGAGCTGCACACCTCGGCCCGGGTGTGGGCGGGGCGGGACGCCTCCGACTGGATCGGTGACCTCCCGCACGTCGAACTGCTGGGGCTGGGCCATGGCACCGACCCCACCGATCCCGCCTTCGGGGCCCGCCGGCTGCCCGCCGTGCGGGCCGAGGGCCACACCGGCTACCTCGCGCCCGGCACGGACTCGCTCCGGAACGTCGCGGCCGTCGTGCTGGGCCGCTACGGCGCGGTGCGCTGA
- a CDS encoding sensor histidine kinase produces MTESPPPLPPSPSPSPLSAPGPVRYRALRAVRQALRLLAVELGTPAEPGTPLFGTVHNPWLRRLPYAVAFAFAVSLLPTTITVLAHDYGLAGGLAGALATAQTAPLLLAVTRPLQAWWVIFAADVVCAQMLSLLDGVTGRAWPWPPPVIVGYLALMLALSLRERRRTLIAVWLTTGAAGIAADFGAPDRSQSTWVLLFVLSGVVLMMGATLRERGDAQRKLIEQETISEAERARRTLLEERTRIARELHDVVAHHMSVITVQADSAPYRIGGIPAAAVDEFGAIAASARESLAEMRRLLGVLRSEESERLGGPEKTPQPGIGMLPKLVEATVRAGVPVELALPEEAAALEPAVDLSTYRIVQEALANVVRHAPGAPTRVSLRATADGTRLTVLIVNSPPPAPSTPSAPLETGGTGHGLVGMRERVRLVDGSLDTGPLPDGGFRVAAQLPLAPPAAPASSLPTKDSGAL; encoded by the coding sequence ATGACCGAATCCCCTCCCCCACTGCCTCCCTCACCGTCTCCCTCTCCTCTTTCCGCACCCGGGCCGGTCCGGTACCGGGCGCTGCGCGCCGTACGCCAGGCGCTGCGGCTGCTCGCCGTCGAGCTCGGCACCCCGGCCGAGCCCGGTACCCCGCTGTTCGGCACGGTCCACAACCCCTGGCTGCGCCGGCTGCCGTATGCCGTCGCGTTCGCGTTCGCGGTGTCCCTGCTGCCGACGACCATCACCGTCCTCGCCCACGATTACGGCCTGGCCGGCGGGCTGGCCGGCGCGCTGGCCACCGCACAGACCGCGCCCCTGCTGCTCGCGGTGACCCGGCCGCTGCAGGCCTGGTGGGTGATCTTCGCGGCGGATGTGGTCTGCGCGCAGATGCTCTCCCTGCTCGATGGCGTGACGGGCCGCGCCTGGCCCTGGCCGCCCCCGGTGATCGTGGGCTATCTCGCGCTGATGCTGGCGCTGTCGCTGCGTGAGCGCCGCCGCACCCTGATCGCCGTGTGGCTGACGACCGGTGCGGCGGGCATCGCCGCCGACTTCGGCGCGCCCGACCGGAGCCAGAGCACCTGGGTGCTGCTGTTCGTCCTCTCCGGTGTGGTGCTGATGATGGGCGCCACGCTGCGGGAACGGGGCGACGCCCAGCGGAAGTTGATCGAGCAGGAGACCATCAGCGAGGCCGAGCGGGCCCGTCGCACCCTGCTGGAGGAGCGCACCCGGATCGCCCGTGAGCTGCACGATGTCGTCGCCCACCACATGTCGGTGATCACGGTCCAGGCCGACAGCGCCCCGTACCGCATCGGCGGCATCCCCGCGGCGGCCGTGGACGAGTTCGGGGCGATCGCGGCGAGCGCCCGTGAGTCGCTGGCCGAGATGCGCCGGCTGCTCGGGGTGCTGCGCAGCGAGGAGTCGGAGCGGCTCGGCGGCCCGGAGAAGACCCCGCAGCCCGGGATCGGGATGCTGCCGAAGCTGGTCGAGGCGACCGTACGGGCCGGTGTGCCGGTCGAGTTGGCGCTGCCCGAGGAGGCCGCGGCGCTCGAACCGGCGGTGGATCTGTCGACGTACCGCATCGTCCAGGAGGCGCTGGCCAATGTCGTACGGCACGCGCCGGGCGCGCCGACCCGGGTGTCGCTGCGGGCGACGGCGGACGGCACCCGGCTGACCGTGCTGATCGTCAACTCCCCGCCGCCCGCGCCGTCCACCCCGTCAGCGCCGCTGGAGACCGGTGGCACCGGCCACGGCCTGGTGGGGATGCGGGAACGGGTGCGGCTGGTGGACGGCTCGCTCGACACCGGGCCGCTGCCCGACGGCGGCTTCCGGGTCGCCGCACAGCTTCCGCTCGCGCCGCCGGCCGCCCCGGCGTCGTCCCTGCCCACGAAGGACTCCGGTGCCCTGTGA
- a CDS encoding DUF4429 domain-containing protein, translating to MGDVLAGFHAVWEFDADSVLIRFERGIRRPKLFQALGERRIPYEALSTVEVSEGRRGTVVLHAVPRHGADPLMEAADGQLKEDSDPYRLVLPAGRETLAEFYADELRTVLGPDAKEPADRHLVAAPEPPLHFKAYDGKASFDGRSVAFRWFWTGASSAKWKCGDQTFPVGELAGVEWRSPEILNGYLRLLERGARDAAADEADQDPAAVVFGLGYGPVHESLPFAASVLQAVRAADPAQESPDGEPVRRRTGDARRDPADIADRIRHLGELHGAGLLTDDEFSTKKAELLAEL from the coding sequence ATGGGTGATGTGCTGGCCGGTTTTCACGCCGTCTGGGAGTTCGATGCGGACTCCGTACTCATCCGCTTCGAACGGGGGATCCGCAGGCCGAAGCTGTTCCAGGCGCTCGGCGAGCGACGCATTCCGTACGAGGCGCTGAGCACTGTCGAGGTGAGCGAGGGCAGACGGGGCACGGTGGTGCTGCACGCCGTGCCGCGGCACGGTGCCGATCCGCTGATGGAGGCGGCGGACGGGCAGCTGAAAGAGGACTCCGATCCCTACCGGCTGGTGCTGCCGGCCGGGCGCGAGACCCTGGCCGAGTTCTACGCCGATGAGCTGCGCACGGTGCTCGGCCCCGATGCGAAGGAGCCCGCCGACCGCCATCTGGTGGCCGCGCCGGAGCCGCCGCTGCACTTCAAGGCCTATGACGGCAAGGCCTCCTTCGACGGCCGGTCCGTCGCCTTCCGCTGGTTTTGGACCGGCGCGTCCTCGGCGAAGTGGAAATGCGGCGACCAGACCTTCCCCGTCGGCGAGTTGGCCGGGGTCGAGTGGCGGTCGCCGGAGATCCTCAACGGCTATCTGCGGCTGCTGGAGCGCGGCGCCCGCGACGCCGCGGCCGACGAGGCGGACCAGGATCCGGCCGCCGTGGTGTTCGGGCTGGGATACGGCCCGGTGCATGAGTCGCTGCCGTTCGCGGCCTCGGTGCTGCAGGCCGTGCGCGCCGCCGATCCGGCGCAGGAGTCGCCGGACGGCGAGCCGGTGCGCCGCCGGACCGGGGACGCCCGACGCGATCCGGCGGACATCGCGGACCGCATCCGGCACCTCGGCGAGCTGCACGGGGCCGGTCTGCTGACCGACGACGAGTTCAGCACGAAGAAGGCCGAGCTGCTGGCGGAGCTGTAG
- a CDS encoding alpha/beta hydrolase has product MTSFPGLGPSSGFLQSTALRTALALVVVFVMLAMTGWTAVRGTKDDANPLATAKAAWKHATFLGRPLPDPNGPPAAVRAFFAPLSRAEQQQLTTRYPLVVGNMGGAPAQLRYRANRMAIDDARAVEKRRMGDHRLTPVGRQEAGRLMHRLESLMTPGRQILAFDPADGGRAAEVFGNLTKADRVSVVVPGVDTNLSTFERTARATAAPVGMGRALYGAERAARPSARTAVIAWADYTSPSGLGVEAATGQLAEAGAVRLRALVNALPSADSVSLFCHSYGSVVCGVAARTLPSNVKDIAVAGSPGMRAGSLAGLGTHARVWAMRDSDDWIQDVPNLEVGGLGHGADPVDPAFGARVLSADGAVGHAGYFAPGTRSLKNFALVGVGDTGTVDCASADPQCASATA; this is encoded by the coding sequence GTGACTTCCTTCCCGGGCCTCGGCCCCTCCTCCGGTTTTCTTCAGTCCACCGCCTTGCGCACCGCACTCGCCCTGGTGGTGGTGTTCGTGATGCTTGCGATGACCGGCTGGACCGCCGTCAGAGGTACCAAGGACGACGCCAACCCCCTGGCCACCGCGAAGGCCGCATGGAAGCACGCCACCTTCCTGGGGCGCCCGCTGCCCGACCCCAACGGGCCGCCGGCCGCGGTCCGGGCCTTCTTCGCCCCCCTCAGCCGGGCCGAGCAGCAGCAGCTCACCACCCGCTATCCGCTGGTCGTCGGCAATATGGGCGGCGCCCCCGCGCAGCTGCGCTACCGCGCCAACCGGATGGCCATCGACGACGCCCGCGCGGTCGAGAAACGCCGGATGGGTGACCACCGGCTCACCCCCGTCGGCCGCCAGGAAGCGGGCCGGCTGATGCACCGCCTCGAATCGCTGATGACCCCCGGCCGGCAGATCCTGGCCTTCGACCCGGCCGATGGCGGGCGGGCCGCCGAGGTCTTCGGAAATCTCACGAAGGCGGACCGGGTCTCGGTCGTGGTGCCCGGCGTGGACACCAATCTGTCGACCTTCGAGCGCACCGCGCGGGCCACCGCCGCCCCCGTCGGCATGGGGCGCGCCCTCTACGGCGCCGAGCGGGCGGCCCGCCCGAGCGCCCGTACGGCCGTGATCGCCTGGGCCGACTACACCTCGCCGTCCGGCCTCGGGGTCGAGGCCGCCACCGGGCAGCTCGCCGAGGCCGGCGCGGTGCGGCTGCGCGCCCTGGTGAACGCGCTGCCGTCGGCCGACTCGGTCTCGCTGTTCTGCCACAGCTACGGCTCCGTGGTGTGCGGCGTCGCGGCCCGCACCCTGCCCTCGAACGTCAAGGACATCGCGGTGGCCGGCAGCCCGGGCATGCGGGCCGGCAGCCTCGCCGGGCTGGGCACCCACGCCCGGGTCTGGGCGATGCGGGACTCCGACGACTGGATCCAGGACGTGCCGAATCTGGAGGTCGGCGGGCTCGGCCACGGCGCGGACCCGGTCGATCCGGCCTTCGGCGCGCGGGTCCTGTCGGCCGACGGCGCCGTCGGGCACGCCGGCTACTTCGCGCCCGGCACCCGCAGCCTGAAGAACTTCGCACTGGTCGGTGTCGGCGACACCGGCACCGTCGACTGCGCCTCCGCCGACCCGCAGTGCGCCTCCGCCACGGCCTGA
- a CDS encoding TetR family transcriptional regulator, with amino-acid sequence MATSTPHSAPAGGLRERKKQRTHDALIRAALELFTEQGYEATTVDEIAEAVDVSQRTFFRYFANKEDVTFAVQGMVEARFLDELRARPAAEAPLTALRRTVAAAWDDIGSAIASVIPVELYMRTYRMIESTPALVAVLLRRSAELEEQMARLVARREGLDVDADPRPRVLVATFSGVMRAAGKVWSVGEDCSVSAIRELTMSYLDHIGPAIEGNWRTR; translated from the coding sequence ATGGCCACCTCGACGCCGCATTCGGCACCCGCGGGCGGCCTGCGGGAACGCAAGAAACAGCGCACCCACGACGCCCTGATCCGTGCGGCGCTGGAACTGTTCACGGAGCAGGGGTACGAGGCGACGACCGTCGACGAGATCGCGGAGGCCGTGGATGTCTCCCAGCGGACGTTCTTCCGCTACTTCGCGAACAAGGAGGACGTCACCTTCGCGGTCCAGGGGATGGTCGAGGCCCGCTTCCTCGACGAGCTGAGGGCCCGGCCCGCGGCGGAGGCCCCGCTCACCGCCCTGCGCCGCACGGTGGCGGCGGCCTGGGACGACATCGGCAGCGCCATCGCGTCGGTGATCCCGGTGGAGCTGTACATGCGCACCTACCGGATGATCGAGTCGACGCCGGCGCTGGTCGCCGTCCTTCTGCGGCGCTCCGCCGAGCTGGAGGAGCAGATGGCGCGGCTGGTCGCCCGGCGCGAGGGGCTGGATGTGGACGCCGATCCGCGGCCGCGGGTGCTGGTGGCCACGTTCAGCGGGGTGATGCGGGCCGCGGGCAAGGTCTGGAGCGTGGGCGAGGACTGCAGCGTCTCCGCGATCCGTGAGCTGACCATGTCCTATCTGGACCACATCGGGCCGGCGATCGAGGGGAACTGGCGGACGCGGTGA
- a CDS encoding MFS transporter, translating to MSSQTPVAHAAPELPVPEPPRGLRGHPWLTLFSVAIGVMMVALDGTIVAIANPAIKQDLGASLADVQWITNGYMLALAVSLITAGKLGDRFGHRQTFLIGILGFAAASGAIGFSHEVSLVITFRVLQGLFGALLMPAALGLLRATFPAEKLNMAIGIWGMVIGASTAGGPIVGGLLVEHVNWQSVFFINVPVGVLALVLGLVILKDHRAENAPRSFDVPGIVLLSGAMFCLIWPLIKASEWGWGDMKTWGFLIGSVVLFVLFAVLETRVREPLIPLRMFRSLPLTAGTVLMVLMAFSFMGGLFFVTFYLQNVHGMSPVDSGLHLLPLTGMMIVGSPLAGVLITKLGPRLPLVGGMVLTAVALYGMSGLDTDSGTGPMSLWFALLGLGLAPVMVGATEVIVGNAPLELSGVAGGLQQAAMQVGGSLGTAVLGAVMASRVDNELPGAWSAAGLPPAPPAQASQLSDAVSAGFAPVPKGTPPQLAEKITSVAHETFVSGMGLAFTVACGVAVVAAFVAFFTKRGANAEAGAGVGHI from the coding sequence ATGAGCTCTCAGACCCCGGTTGCCCACGCCGCGCCGGAACTTCCCGTACCGGAGCCCCCCAGAGGGCTGCGAGGCCATCCGTGGCTGACCCTCTTCTCCGTGGCCATCGGCGTCATGATGGTCGCCCTCGACGGCACGATCGTCGCCATCGCCAACCCGGCCATCAAGCAGGACCTCGGCGCCTCGCTGGCCGATGTGCAGTGGATCACCAACGGCTACATGCTCGCCCTGGCCGTCTCGCTGATCACCGCGGGCAAGCTCGGTGACCGCTTCGGCCACCGCCAGACCTTCCTCATCGGCATCCTCGGCTTCGCCGCCGCCTCCGGTGCCATCGGGTTCTCCCACGAGGTCTCGCTGGTCATCACCTTCCGCGTGCTGCAGGGCCTGTTCGGCGCCCTGCTCATGCCCGCCGCGCTGGGACTGCTGCGCGCCACCTTCCCGGCCGAGAAGCTCAACATGGCCATCGGTATCTGGGGCATGGTCATCGGCGCCTCCACCGCCGGCGGCCCGATAGTCGGCGGACTGCTGGTCGAGCACGTCAACTGGCAGTCCGTCTTCTTCATCAACGTCCCGGTCGGCGTGCTGGCCCTGGTCCTGGGCCTGGTGATCCTCAAGGACCACCGCGCCGAGAACGCCCCGCGCTCGTTCGACGTCCCGGGCATCGTGCTGCTCTCCGGCGCGATGTTCTGCCTCATCTGGCCGCTGATCAAGGCGTCGGAATGGGGCTGGGGCGACATGAAGACCTGGGGCTTCCTGATCGGCTCCGTGGTCCTCTTCGTCCTGTTCGCCGTCCTGGAGACCCGGGTTCGCGAACCTCTCATCCCGCTGCGGATGTTCCGCTCGCTGCCGCTGACCGCCGGCACGGTCCTGATGGTGCTGATGGCCTTCTCCTTCATGGGCGGCCTGTTCTTCGTGACGTTCTACCTCCAGAACGTGCACGGCATGTCCCCGGTGGACAGCGGTCTGCACCTCCTGCCGCTCACCGGCATGATGATCGTCGGCTCGCCGCTCGCCGGCGTCCTGATCACCAAGCTCGGCCCACGCCTCCCGCTGGTCGGCGGCATGGTCCTCACCGCCGTCGCCCTGTACGGCATGTCCGGCCTGGACACCGACAGCGGGACCGGCCCGATGTCCCTCTGGTTCGCGCTGCTCGGCCTGGGCCTCGCGCCCGTCATGGTCGGTGCCACCGAGGTCATCGTCGGCAACGCCCCGCTGGAGCTCTCCGGCGTCGCCGGCGGCCTCCAGCAGGCCGCGATGCAGGTCGGCGGCAGCCTCGGCACGGCCGTGCTCGGCGCGGTCATGGCCTCTCGTGTGGACAACGAACTCCCTGGCGCGTGGAGTGCGGCGGGCCTTCCGCCGGCCCCGCCCGCCCAGGCGTCCCAGCTGTCCGACGCGGTCTCGGCCGGCTTCGCGCCGGTCCCCAAGGGCACCCCGCCGCAGCTGGCCGAGAAGATCACCTCCGTCGCCCACGAGACCTTCGTCTCCGGCATGGGCCTGGCCTTCACGGTCGCCTGCGGGGTGGCCGTCGTCGCGGCCTTCGTCGCCTTCTTCACCAAGCGCGGCGCGAACGCCGAGGCGGGCGCCGGCGTCGGCCACATCTGA
- a CDS encoding peptidase inhibitor family I36 protein, translating into MRLRLRTPRTTALLTGLTALAAVLAVPPAVGTPAARAATGGRGAASGDCAAGQFCVWPAADFRGKRRTYELSDIDIESCVPLPKGSTAAALANRTGRPVTTYQSAQCAETAEFNTYPGGGTWAPRSPYQVRAFKVWER; encoded by the coding sequence ATGCGACTGCGTCTGCGTACGCCCCGCACCACCGCGCTGCTGACCGGCCTCACCGCTCTGGCCGCCGTGCTCGCCGTACCGCCCGCCGTCGGTACCCCGGCCGCGCGGGCGGCCACCGGCGGCCGGGGCGCCGCCTCGGGGGACTGTGCCGCCGGCCAGTTCTGCGTCTGGCCGGCGGCCGACTTCCGCGGCAAGCGGCGGACCTACGAGCTGTCCGACATCGACATCGAGAGCTGCGTCCCGCTGCCCAAGGGAAGCACCGCCGCGGCGCTCGCCAACCGCACCGGCCGGCCGGTCACCACCTATCAGAGCGCGCAGTGCGCCGAGACCGCCGAATTCAACACCTATCCGGGCGGCGGCACCTGGGCACCCCGATCCCCTTATCAGGTAAGGGCGTTCAAGGTATGGGAGCGCTGA